Below is a genomic region from Cyanobacteriota bacterium.
AGTAAATATTAGGCTTTGAGTACCTGTTAAATCGTATTCAGTTACAGTTTCTTTGATACTGATAGCTAAATCATCAAGAGAGCTAATTAAACCTTGCTCTGAAACCATGTCAAAGATTATGTTTTGATCATATCCGGCAAAGTTAATATGGTAATCTGCTTTTGCTAGCACCTCATCAAAAGTACTATCAAGCTCACCGAGGTCAAGCTCATAGTCTGTTAAAGTGTTAATGTCTAATTTGATTACTTCTTTTAACATCTTGATGTCCTGTGATTTAAGACTCCAATAGAATATAAAAAGTTCCTAAAGGATAACCACAGTAGAATATAATAAAGTAAATCTAAGAGAATGTAAAGGCTTATGCAGCAGTTTCTTCATCAATTACAGTAATAAGGGCTTTACCGCCAGCTTTTTCAATAGCTTCTTTAGCAGAGGCAGAGAATTTTTCAGCTCTAACAGTAATAGCAGTAGTTATTGCACCATTGCCAAGCACTTTAACGCCCCATTTGCTGATTACTTTGAATTTGCCATGCTCAACAAGTGTGATTACATCAATATCAGTAATTCCGTTATCAGCAAAGATTTGCAAATCAGCTAAATTAATTTCACTGTATTCTTTACGGTTAACTCTAGTGTTAACTTGTCTCTTTGGTAATCTACGGTAAAGTGGAGTTTGTCCACCTTCACGCCAAGGCTGTCTTGAATAACCACTACGACATTTTTGTCCGCGGTGACCGCGACCACTAGTCTTACCAGACCCAGAACTAATACCTCTACCGACTCTTTCGCCGACTTTGGTTGCGCCTTTCGCTGATCTTAATTTCTTTAATGTTTCTGCCATGATAATTTATTCTCCAAACTAGTTGTCTTGCAATTTCTACAAAAATATTAGTTATTTGTCACCTCAACTAAATGAGCAACTCGATCAAGCATCCCAAGGATGGTTGGACCATTGTGATGATGCACTACTTGCTTAGACTTACGAATGCCAAGTGCGTTTAGTATTTTGGTTTGATGTTTATCAGCCTTGCAAATACCTCTCACTAGTTTTATTGATAATTTTTTTGTTTCTGTTGCCATTTTTCTTTCCTTAAATTCTTTGCAATTGCAATGATGTTTACCTAAAACAACATCTCCTTAATTGATAGTCCTCTAATTGCCGCAACTTCTTTAAAGCTACGAAGTTGTTGAAGTGCTTGAATTGTTGCACGTGCAAGATTAAGTGATGACTTAGATCCCTGTGATTTAGCAAGAATATCACCAACTCCAGCAAGCTCAAGTACTATACGAGCAGTACCACCAGCAATAATTCCAGTACCATCAGCAGCAGGCTTGAGTAAAACCTTGGAGCCACCAGCAACACCGTAAACTGGATGAGAAATACTTGTACCAATTGTTGAAATATCAACTAGTTTTTTCTTAGCGTCAGAAATTGCTTTTTTGATTGCGATCAAAACTTCAGCAGCTTTACCAACTCCAACTCCAACTTTGCCTTTTTCGTTTCCAATAATTACAGCAACTCTAAAACTTAATTTTTTACCACCCTTGACTACTTTAGTTACACGGCGTACTTGAACTACTTTCTCGGTATATTCAGATTGTTCAGGCTCGTCTGATCTACGTCTTTTGCCGTGACCACCACCTTGTCCACCAGGTCCACCAGGTCCACCAGGTCTTCTGTTTCCGCCAGGACCACCAGGTCCTCTAGATCCACCTTGACCGCCGGGTCCAGCTTGTCCACCAGGTCCAGTTTGACCAGTCTGTGCCCTAGGGCCGCGAGGAGCTTGTTGTCTATTTCTTAGTTCTGCAGCAGCTTCTCTACTCTCTTTACTTGGAGCTCGAGGAGTACCATCAGCCACAACTGCTTTAGTTTCTGCTGGCTTAGTTTCTGCCGTTACTTCAACTGGCTTCACTTCCTCAGCTGGTTTAGCTTCTGCCGTTACTTCAACTGGCTTCACTTCCACAACTGGCTTAGTTTCTGCCGTTACTTCAACTGGCTTCACTTCTTCTGTATTAATTTCTTTTTTTTCTTCTGACATCAGTATTTAAAACTCCAATCCTGCTTTTCTTGCCGCATCCGCTAATGCTTGAACTCTACCATGATAAAGATTACCACCACAATCAAATACCACTTTGCTTAGACCTTCAGCCTTCGCTTTCTCTGCAATTGCTTTACCAATCGCTTCAGCACCTGCTTTATCAGTACCCTTGATTAGTCCTTTGAATTCTTTAGAATAAGAAGCAACAGCAACTATTGTTTTTGAATCATCATCATTGATAATTTGCGCTGATATATGCTTATTTGATCTATGTACAGCCAATCTAGGCCTTGCGACACTACCAGAAACTTTTTTTCTAGCTCTTCTATGTCTCTTGACTGTTTTATCTCTTCTACTTGCTTGTGTCATAATTTATTCCCTTAACCTTTAGACGCTGATTTACCTGCCTTGCGTCTGATTTTTTGTCCAGCTATTCTAATACCTTTACCCTTGTATGGCTCTGGTGGTCTAATTGCAATGATATTTGCAGCAATTTGCCCAACCAATTCCTTATCAGGTCCTGAAATAGTTAGCTTGGTGTTAGCTTCTACTTTAAACTCAATTCCTGAAGGAGGATCTATAATTACAGGATGTGATTTACCTACTTGAAAATCAAGACTAGTACCTTTCAGAGTTGCTCTGTAACCTACACCGACTATCTCAAGATTCTTAGAGAATCCTTCTGATACTCCAACAACCATGTTGCTAAGTAAAGTACGTGAAAGACCATGTAAGGATCTTGACATTCTGGTTTCAACTTTGCGGGCTACTGTTAATACAGCAGCTTCTTGGTTGATAAGAATCTCAGGTCTAAATTGACGGTGAAGTTCACCCTTAGGACCTTTAACCTTGACAAACTGTCCACCATCTTTAGACTCGATTGTGACATCGACTCCTGCTGGTACATTAATTTCTTTTTTACCGATCCTTGACATAATTTATCCTCTCGTTAATCTTTGTTGTAAGCTGTAAGCCCGTTATAGAACGTGTTAGGGCTACCATACTTGGCAAAGAATTTCGCCCCCGATTTTCTCTTTTCTAGCAGTTCTGTCTGTCTTAAGACCTTTACTAGTAGTTAATATGCTTACACCAAGTCCGTTAAGAACTCTCGGAGCATACTGTGCTTTAGTATATTTACGAAGTCCAGGCTTCGAATACTTCTTAAGTCCTTGTATTGCAGCTTTGCCATCTACATATCTCAAAGTAAGTTCTATGGATTTTGTAGCGATATTCTCATCATCTACTATCCCAACTGACTCAAGATACCCTTCTTTGACAAGTAGATTAGCTAATTCTAGTTTAAATTTGCTATAGGCAACTTTGACAGTTCTCTTTTGAACCATTAGCGTGTTTCTGATTCTCGTCAAAAAATCTGCAATTGGGTCATTGGTCGTTCCAGTAGTTTTTACTTTTTTCTTTTCTTCTATTGTTGTTGTTGTTGTCATTGTAATACCTCTTACCAGCTAGCCTTTGTCATTCCAGGAACCATTCCTTGGTGAGCCATCAATCTCAAAGCGTTACGACAAACGCCCAAATCTCTGTGATAGCCACGTGGTCTACCTGTTAACCAGCATCTATTGCGGTCACGTACTTTGCAAGAATTCAAAGGAAGTGACTCAAGTTGTTTTTGAATATTAATCTTAGCTTCAAAGTCTAGCTCTGGATTAGCCATTGCTTTTTTGAGCTCTGCTCTCTTGGTCGCAAACTTTGTGATAAGTCTTTTTTTCTTCTGTGCTTTTTCAATACATGATTTTTTTGCCATAATTAATCTCCTTCCGTCTTCGCTTCGCTCCGACGCGACCTATGCGGTCTTATCCATCTTTTTTTGTTGCGCGTCTGTAGGTTTGCGGAATGGGAAACCCATTTCTTCAAGCAATACTTTCGCTTCTTCGTTTGTTCTTGCAGTTGTACAGATAGTGATATCCATTCCTCTGACTGCGTCTATTTTGTCATACTTGATCTCAGGAAACACTAATTGCTCCTTAAGACCAAAACTATAGTTGCCTCTACCATCAAAACTTTTGAAAGATAGACCATGAAAATCTCTAACACGTGGGAGTGCTACGTTAATTAGCTTGGAAAGAAAATGATACATACGATCCTTACGTAGAGTGACTTTGAGTCCAACAGCTGCTTCTTCTCTCAACTTAAAAGTTGCGATGGATTTTTTAGCTCTCGTTACCACTGGTTTTTGACCAGCGATATTAACCAAGTCAGCAATTGCGTTCTCCAGTGTCTTAGCGTTAGTCGCAGATTCACCAAGTCCAAAGTTGATATTGATTTTCTCGAGCTTCGGTATCGCATACTCATTGCTAATCCCAAGTCTCGCTTTGATCTTTGCTTTCGCTTCTTTTTCGTATTTTTCTTTCATTTTAAGTGTCATGATGTTTTCCTTGTCCGTCTTCGC
It encodes:
- the rpsH gene encoding 30S ribosomal protein S8; this encodes MTTTTTIEEKKKVKTTGTTNDPIADFLTRIRNTLMVQKRTVKVAYSKFKLELANLLVKEGYLESVGIVDDENIATKSIELTLRYVDGKAAIQGLKKYSKPGLRKYTKAQYAPRVLNGLGVSILTTSKGLKTDRTARKEKIGGEILCQVW
- the rplR gene encoding 50S ribosomal protein L18 — protein: MTQASRRDKTVKRHRRARKKVSGSVARPRLAVHRSNKHISAQIINDDDSKTIVAVASYSKEFKGLIKGTDKAGAEAIGKAIAEKAKAEGLSKVVFDCGGNLYHGRVQALADAARKAGLEF
- the rpsN gene encoding 30S ribosomal protein S14 is translated as MAKKSCIEKAQKKKRLITKFATKRAELKKAMANPELDFEAKINIQKQLESLPLNSCKVRDRNRCWLTGRPRGYHRDLGVCRNALRLMAHQGMVPGMTKASW
- the rpmD gene encoding 50S ribosomal protein L30 produces the protein MATETKKLSIKLVRGICKADKHQTKILNALGIRKSKQVVHHHNGPTILGMLDRVAHLVEVTNN
- the rplF gene encoding 50S ribosomal protein L6 → MSRIGKKEINVPAGVDVTIESKDGGQFVKVKGPKGELHRQFRPEILINQEAAVLTVARKVETRMSRSLHGLSRTLLSNMVVGVSEGFSKNLEIVGVGYRATLKGTSLDFQVGKSHPVIIDPPSGIEFKVEANTKLTISGPDKELVGQIAANIIAIRPPEPYKGKGIRIAGQKIRRKAGKSASKG
- the rplO gene encoding 50S ribosomal protein L15 codes for the protein MAETLKKLRSAKGATKVGERVGRGISSGSGKTSGRGHRGQKCRSGYSRQPWREGGQTPLYRRLPKRQVNTRVNRKEYSEINLADLQIFADNGITDIDVITLVEHGKFKVISKWGVKVLGNGAITTAITVRAEKFSASAKEAIEKAGGKALITVIDEETAA
- the rplE gene encoding 50S ribosomal protein L5, with amino-acid sequence MTLKMKEKYEKEAKAKIKARLGISNEYAIPKLEKININFGLGESATNAKTLENAIADLVNIAGQKPVVTRAKKSIATFKLREEAAVGLKVTLRKDRMYHFLSKLINVALPRVRDFHGLSFKSFDGRGNYSFGLKEQLVFPEIKYDKIDAVRGMDITICTTARTNEEAKVLLEEMGFPFRKPTDAQQKKMDKTA